Proteins encoded in a region of the Lemur catta isolate mLemCat1 chromosome 14, mLemCat1.pri, whole genome shotgun sequence genome:
- the ANXA11 gene encoding annexin A11, whose translation MSYPGYPPPPGGYPPAPPGGGAWGGPGYPPPSMPPIGLDNVGNYAGQFNQDYLSGMAANMSGTFGGANMPNLYPGAPGGGYPPVPPGGFGQPPSAQQPVPPYGMYPPPGGNPPAGMPSYPPYPGAPVPGQPMPPPGQQPPGAYPGQPPMTYPGQPPVPPPGQQQPVPSYPGYAGSGTVTPAVPPAQFGKRGTITDASGFDPLRDAEVLRKAMKGFGTDEQAIIDCLGSRSNKQRQQILLSFKTAYGKDLIKDLKSELSGNFEKTILALMKTPVLFDIYEIKEAIKGAGTDEACLIEILASRSNEHIQELSRAYKAEFKKTLEEAIRSDTSGHFQRLLISLSQGNRDESTNVDMSLVQRDVQELYAAGENRLGTDESKFNAILCSRSRAHLVAVFNEYQRMAGRDIEKSICREMSGDLEQGMLAVVKCLKNTPAFFAERLNKAMRGAGTKDRTLIRIMVSRSEVDLLDIRLEYKRMYGKSLYHDITGDTSGDYRKILLKICGGND comes from the exons ATGAGCTACCCAGGCTATCCCCCGCCACCAGGGGGCTACCCGCCAGCTCCACCAG GTGGCGGTGCCTGGGGAGGTCCTGGCTACCCTCCACCCAGCATGCCCCCCATCGGGCTGGATAACGTGGGCAACTACGCGGGGCAGTTCAACCAGGACTACCTCTCGGGAATG GCGGCCAACATGTCTGGGACATTCGGAGGAGCCAACATGCCCAACCTGTAccctggggcccctgggggcGGTTACCCGCCAGTGCCCCCTGGGGGATTCGGGCAGCCCCCCTCCGCCCAGCAGCCTGTTCCTCCATATGGGATGTACCCACCCCCTGGAGGAAACCCACCCGCTGGGATGCCCTCATATCCGCCCTACCCAGGGGCCCCTGTGCCAGGCCAGCCGATGCCGCCCCCCGGACAGCAGCCCCCAGGGGCCTACCCTGGACAGCCACCAATGACCTACCCTGGGCAGCCACCAGTGCCACCCCCTGGGCAGCAGCAGCCGGTGCCAAGCTACCCAGGATACGCAGGATCCGGGACCGTCACCCCCGCTGTGCCCCCAGCCCAG TTTGGAAAGCGAGGCACCATCACAGATGCTTCTGGCTTTGACCCCTTGCGAGATGCCGAGGTCCTGCGGAAGGCCATGAAAGGCTTTG GGACAGATGAGCAGGCCATCATCGACTGCCTGGGGAGCCGCTCCAACAAGCAGCGGCAGCAGATCCTCCTGTCCTTCAAGACGGCTTATGGCAAG GATTTGATCAAAGATCTGAAATCTGAACTGTCAGGAAATTTTGAGAAGACAATCTTGGCTCTGATGAAGACCCCAGTCCTCTTTGACATTTATGAGATAAAGGAAGCCATCAag GGGGCTGGCACCGATGAAGCCTGCCTGATTGAGATCCTCGCTTCCCGCAGCAACGAGCACATCCAGGAGCTGAGCAGAGCCTACAAAGCAG AATTCAAGAAGACCCTGGAGGAGGCCATTCGAAGTGACACATCAGGGCACTTCCAGCGactcctcatctctctctctcag GGAAACCGAGATGAAAGCACAAACGTGGACATGTCCCTCGTCCAGAGAGATGTTCAG GAGCTGTATGCGGCCGGGGAGAACCGCCTGGGAACAGATGAGTCCAAGTTCAACGCCATTCTGTGCTCCCGGAGCAGGGCCCACCTGGTGGCAG TTTTCAACGAATATCAGAGAATGGCGGGTCGAGACATCGAGAAGAGTATCTGCCGGGAGATGTCGGGGGACCTGGAGCAGGGCATGCTGGCCGTGG TGAAATGTCTCAAGAATACCCCGGCCTTCTTTGCTGAAAGGCTCAACAAGGCCATGAGG GGGGCAGGAACGAAGGACCGGACCCTGATTCGCATCATGGTGTCTCGCAGTGAGGTCGACCTCCTGGACATCAGATTGGAGTACAAGCGGATGTACGGCAAGTCGCTGTACCACGACATCACG GGAGATACTTCGGGGGATTACCGGAAGATCCTGCTGAAGATCTGCGGTGGCAACGACTGA